From the Telopea speciosissima isolate NSW1024214 ecotype Mountain lineage chromosome 9, Tspe_v1, whole genome shotgun sequence genome, the window agagtggagagagagagaaaaaaaaaagattagagGGGCCCGTTGGGTCTGGACTCATGGGGGCACGGCAACGGGGAATCAATATCATATCCCGAGTTTGACCACTGGGAGGGACTCGTCGTCGTAAACTTAGAAGAAAAAGTGAAACGCGTTCCCTCCCAAAgtcccatcatcatcatcatcatcatcatctacccTCACGAAAATCCTCGAATCTCACCCTCTTCTCCGTCTCCCTAGTCGCACTCCCTCCCAAACACGACTAGTCTTTGTTAATTTTGGACTTTTATCCCACTCTGATTAGTGTTCTCTACTTTCAAAAATGAATCCATATAAttaaaatgagaaagaaaatttaaattatAGTATTCCTTCTTCCCACGTCTATTTCTcgatttcttctcctctcttcgtttttttttttgttttctcccttTCCCAGACCCTCTCCAAactcactctttctctctctcctttttttttttttaactttataaTCTTATTCATCAAGCTCTCTCTTTTCTGCTCCCGAGttgctctttttatttttcttcttcttcttccatgctcAGTCACTCACTcactcctctctttttcttcttctttttcttcttccttgctcTCTCTGGCCAAGCCTCAAAACTCGACAGTCAGTTACTGGTAGTCTTGCAAAATTGGAAGGGAAAAAGGGGAAGGTGAACTATtaattttccttcaccaatcCAAAATACGATCCGAGATTTCTGGGAGGAAGGAAGGGGGAAGCGATCGAAGAGGAAAGCAGACTCCTGGTAGGTTGGTTATCATCCATCTGGAGTCATTCGCCCTTGCGTCGGTCGAAGTGAGTTGAGAAATAAAAGGATAAAGGATGTCACGCTTCTACAGTGTAAATCCGCAAATATATTTACAGAGATAGTAGATAGTTAGGCTGGACTGAATTGATTGATCCGATCGATCTTTTATTGGTGTGGTCTCTGACAGAAGGATaatagaaagaaaggaaaaaaaaaataaaaagaaaggataGAAGAAGATCACTCACCCTAACTACTTCCTTCACCcgctaagaagaagaagaagaagaagaagacagataGAGATGATCAGGCACAGacggagagagagcgagagagagagagagcgagatatatatatatatatatatatatataggtgcAACCAACCAAGCATAGTAGCATAGTAGCATATATACTCTCCTCTTTTTCTGACGACTGTGCGTGGtgctgcagcagcagcagcatggTCATGGTGAGTTGATCAGTGGTGACGCGGTACCGCACGGGGAGGTTATATTACTCTAAGAATAGTCAAGAGTCAAGACCCTCCTTTCCGATTGCCATCATCCATGAATCAACTGTCCAtgcatccatccatccatcctaTCATCGTTTGGAATGAGTTCGGATTAAAATAAGTAAGTAGCAAAAGAGGTTTGTTCCCTTAATTTCCATCCGTCTTAAAAAGTACACccacccccctctctctctctctctctctctctctcttccggTATTACTTACTTTTATATGTATCCTTAGTTATGCATTAGCAGGTATACTTATCTCATTGTTTTCGTAAAcctaatttctttttctcttcttcttcttcttcttcttcttcttcttcttcagttcttagAAATTATATAAACGATTTACCAAAAATTCAAGCTACTCCCCTTTCCTTTAATCTCCTTTAATCTCCATCCGCTCTCGTAAAGTAGtattctacttttttttttctaattccttctctatctctgtctccctctcctccattaTTACTGTCATAGATATATCTCATTAGTCAATAATTGTGCATTAGTAGTGGCTAGGTAACATTATCTACTTCATTTCAAAACTTCCGTAATACACTACACTAATACCtaatttctttgccttattcTCCTTCTCATTCCTAGAAATTccttaaataataataataaatgattttatttataGTGATTTCAAACTActtccccaccccctcccccccctcggCCATTCGGCCACTCCCTCCTCTCCTTTTTAGGTTttaccatctctctctctctctgtgtcactgttttctttttttcattatcATTATCATTTGTATTCCCTTATGCCTATTATGATTATAGATTTGATTTCATCTTATCTGACTACAACTTTGATCGCTAATCTCGCAACAATGCAGGGGAGGAAGGGCTTCGCCAGTCTCAGAATTGTGGGAAGAAGATACCCTGTCTCTGTCCCTCCTGCACACAGCGAAGCCCACGATCACCTTCCGATTGCCGCCGCCCTCGTTCCACGCTACTGAGCCAGCTGATTCCAAGACTCCACTTTTACCTTGAAGACTTCCTTCCATTCCAACTGTGTAGAACCAAACCTGAGAAGGCGCGGTCGACTGGatatcgaagaagaagaaacatttaGCAGCGCCGGCCGGCGACATACAGACCCGATGGAAGGacatgatttattatttaagaTGGAGTTGTTGTGCCTTGTCTTCCTCCTCTTGTCCACGACGACCTCTCCCCATTTCATGGCCAGAGAATTGTCTTCCCCTTCTtccactactactactgctaccaCTACTAGTTCAAATGTTTCAAAGCTTTCGCAGCTGAAAAGTAAGGACGACGAGGTTGTGGCCCTGATATCCTTCCAGAACTTGTCTGTTCACACTGATCCCAGTGGCTTCTTGACCGATTGGATTCCTAATTCTCACAATCCTTGCACCTGGAACGGTGTCAGCTGCTCTCCCGACGGACGCGTTTCTTCACTCGATCTCACCAATGCTGGACTCACTGGATACCTTCGCCTCGACCATCTCATGCGTCTGCAGCATCTCCAACGTGTCATCTTACGCGGGAATATCTTCTCCGGTGATCTATCGCCTGCTGCCGTAGCTGCTTCGGTGCGCTGCAATTTTGAGACCCTTGACTTGTCCTCCAACAACTTCTCGGACCCCATCTCAGAAGAATTCATGGCACCCTGTGACCGTCTCAtttctctcaatctctcccgcaATTCCATTACAGGGGCCGCTTTCAAATTTGGCACTTCTCTCCGAGAGCTCGACATCTCCCGCAACCGGATCTCGGATCGCCGGCTCTTGAACTACTCGCTCCAAAATTGTGGGGCTTTGAGTCTCCTTAACTTCTCAGACAACAAGCTCGCAGGGGATTTGGGTGTTGGCATTTCATCTTGCAATAATCTCTCCATCCTCGACCTCTCATACAATCTTTTGTCCGACAACATTCCGGCGGCTTTTTTCGCTCAATCGCCTGCGTCTCTGAAGCACCTGGACCTCTCCCACAACAACTTATCTGCCGAATTCTCGGCACTCGAGTTCGGCAGCTGTGGCAACCTCACCGTGCTCGACCTCTCCCACAACGTCCTTTCCGGCATTGGACTCCCCGCCAGCTTGCTCAACTGCCAGCTGCTTCAGAAACTTGACCTCTCCCATAACCAACTCCAGGACGTGATTCCCTCCGCCCTGGGCGGCTTGAGGAATTTGCAGCATCTGTTGCTGGCCCAAAATCACTTCTCAGGTGAGATCCCGCCAGAACTCGGTCGGACCTGTGGGACACTCCTAGAACTCGATCTCTCTGGAAATCGACTCTCTGGGGGTTTCCCTTTGACGTTTGTATCGTGCTCTTCGCTACAGATCCTCAACCTCGGCAACAACCAGCTTTCGGGTGATTTCGTCAATATCGTCGTCAGCACTCTGCCATCTCTGAGGCACCTTTTGCTTCCTTTCAACAACTTAACGGGTCCTTTACCTTTGTCTATAAAGAACTGTTCTCAGCTTGAAATGCTCGATCTTAGTTCCAACGGCTTTACTGGTGGCATCCCATCTGAGTTCTGttcctctctcccttctctacATAAAGTCCTCCTACCCGGCAATTTTCTATCTGGAACGGTGCCTCTGGAGCTCGGGAGCTGCAAGGGTCTGAGGACGATCGATTTCAGCTTCAACAACCTCAGTGGTTCAATTCCCTCAGAAGTCTGGGTGCTACCCAATCTTTCAGACTTGGTCATGTGGGCAAACAACCTCAGCGGGGAAATCCCAGAGGGCATCTGTGTGAATGGTGGAAACTTAGAGACACTGATTCTCAACAACAATCTTATCACGGGGACCATCCCTCCGTCGCTGGCCAAGTGTACTAATCTCATCtgggtctctctctctagcaACCGCCTCACTGGGAAGATACCTGCTGGGGTAGGGAATCTCATGAAGCTTGCTATTCTCCAATTGGGTAACAATTCGCTCACAGGAGAGGTCCCGCGGGAGCTTGGTAACTGCCCGAGCCTCATATGGCTGGATTTGAACAGTAATGGCCTAACTGGGTACATACCACAGGAACTTGCCAAACAAGCTGGGCTGATTATGCCTGGTCAAGTTTCTGGAAAGCAATTTGCATTCATCAGGAATGAGGGAGGTACAGCCTGCAGAGGTGCCGGAGGACTAGTTGAATTTCAAGGGATCCGAACAGATAGGCTGGCGAGTTTTCCAATGGTTCATTCTTGCCCGTCCACTAGAATCTACACTGGTTTGACAGTCTACTCATTTGCAAGAAATGGCAGCATGATCTACATGGATCTGTCGTACAATTCGTTGTCTGGAACAATCCCAGATGACCTGGGTTTCATGTATTATCTACAGGTCCTAAATTTGGGACACAACAGACTTACAGGAACCATCCCGGATAGCTTGGGAGGTCTTAAACAGGTTGGAGTTCTAGATCTGTCTCATAATGATCTTCAAGGTTATGTACCAGGGTCATTAGGTAGTCTTTCGTTTCTTAGTGATCTTGATGTGTCAAACAACAACCTAACGGGTCCAATTCCTTCGTCAGGCCAGCTGACCACATTCCCAGCATCCAGATATGAAAATAATTCTGGTCTATGTGGGCTCCCCTTGCCCCCTTGTGGGTCTGGTACTACAGCCCGTCAGATGAATTATAATCGGCGAGGTAAGAAACAGTCATTGGCCGCAGGAGTGGTCATTGGCATTGTAATTTCCCTATTCTGTATCCTTGGACTTACGTTGGCTCTGTTAAAGATGAAGAAGTACCAACGCAGGGAGGATCCAGGAGACAAATATATTGACAGCCTTCCAACTTCTGGTAGCAGCAGCTGGAAACTATCTGGGGTTCCAGAGCCTCTTAGCATCAATGTTGCCACATTTGAGAAACCTCTGAGAAAGCTGACCTTTGCTCATCTCCTTGAGGCCACTAATGGTTTCAGTGCTGACAGCTTGATAGGGTCTGGTGGGTTTGGTGAGGTCTACAAGGCACGGTTGAAGGATGGCACCGTTGTCGCAATCAAGAAGTTGATTCGTGTGACAGGTCAGGGAGACAGGGAATTTACTGCCGAAATGGAAACAATCGGTAAGATCAAGCACAGAAACCTTGTCCCTTTGTTGGGCTACTGCAAGATTGGAGATGAGAGGCTTCTTGTGTATGAGTACATGAAATGGGGAAGCTTGGAGACGGTTCTTCATGACAAGGCCAAGGGAGGGGCATCAAAGCTCAGCTGGGCAGCAAGAAAGAAGATTGCCATCGGTTCAGCAAGAGGGCTTGCATTCCTTCACCATAGCTGCATTCCTCACATAATCCACAGGGACATGAAATCTAGCAATGTTCTACTTGATGAAAATTTAGAAGCCCGAGTGTCAGATTTTGGCATGGCAAGGCTAATGAGTGCTCTTGACACTCATCTCAGCGTGAGCACCCTTGCTGGGACACCAGGTTATGTTCCACCTGAGTACTACCAGAGTTTCAGATGCACTACCAAAGGGGATGTGTACAGCTATGGTGTCATACTTCTGGAGCTTATCTCAGGCAAAAGACCAATTGATCCATTGGAATTTGGTGATGACAACAACCTGGTGGGGTGGGCAAAACAGCtgcagagagagaagaggattaGTGACATAATTGACACTATGCTCTTGGAACAGATGTCCAGCGAGGCTGAAATCTATCAGTACCTTAAGATTGCTTTCGAGTGTTTGGATGATCGGCCATTCCGGCGTCCAACTATGATTCAGGTGATGGCAATGTTCAAAGAGCTTCAGAATGATTCTGAAAGTGATATCCTTGATGGTTTCTCTCTAAAAGATACAGTTATTGATgaatgaaggagagagagagagagagacagagcgCCTCAGACGATGACATTCAAACTTGAATTTTTTCACATGTTTTAATATCTGCTTTTCCTCTCTTGCCACACTGCACATGGAGGAGGAGATTTGGAAACTGGGCTTTGAGCGAACCTCTTCAACCGGTGTAGGGGATTTGTCCCTGCACTTTCTTACTGTAAAATAGTACATAAAAACTGATAGAGAAAGTTGAGAGGACCTGTATCTACAAAGGATTATTAAAATAGAAGTAAAGAAATGGATATCTGATTCCATTGGTATTATAATTTTCCCTCCATTTTTTTGGGTGTCACAaatagttttgttttttggtttctctAACACGTTTTCCTGACTGTTACTCCCACTGATTGTTGATAGGAATTTCAGGACAATGCTCTCGAGTATTGGTGGTGCATTGTATAAAAAGTTAATATTTTTCAGTTGGCATTTTCAATATCATTATTTTTCAATTTGCTTCAATTGCTCATCCTTATCTTTGGTAGGATTCAATTGCCAAAGATAAGGATGAGCATTGGGGTTGATTGTTTTGAGAATGGCTGAAAGGatatcattattattttttttgggtgttataaatagttttgttttttggtaactGTAACGCATTTTCCTAACTGTTACTCCCAGTTATGTGAATTCTATGAATTTGTTATAAGACTGTTAATAAAAGAACAAGTCAATGATAGTTATTAGAGACAGAATAAACTTTATGAGTTTATGAATAACCTTTGTGATATTCTTTAGAggatgaaaggatgatagccTGGTTATTCTATTTGGGGTTGATTGTTTTGAGAATGGCTGCACAGTTGAATGCAtattttgttcttcaatatcGTTTCTGATTAGCTCTATGTCAGGTTTTTTGGTTGAGGAATTCTGGCTGAGAGTTTTTGATCTCTGCTTGTTGAGGTACTGTTGAGTACAGAATTGGCTTTTGACTTCTGGAGCTACGGGAGATGTTTATTCTGAGTTGCTAGATATCTGATTTTTTAATTATGGATGTTTTTCTGTGAATAGTCCTTTTGTGTTGTATTCAGCAGATGTGCAAGATTTGTAAAGTTTCAAGTGTACAAAATTTCGGTAGACAGCTTTAGATTGTGTTTTTTTATGTTGCTAAATTGGTAACCATTTAATAaggttcttctatttttcttgggAAAACATTCCCAAGACTTCCATTACCCCACGACCATTGGCAGAACCATGGGGTGCCACTTGGCGCTGTCTTGTGGCATAACTGGACTCTGGGGAATGCTAATACCACGCTCATTAATGGAGCATGGGACCACTTGCAACAGCAGGAAAGCCACGTGGTGGATACTTTCATCTCGAAGAAGCATCTAATAATCAAGTCTCCGCAAGATTCGAGGATCAATCTCTACTTCCAAATGTAGTCAAGCTGGCATTTTTTGATGACCGCTCAGGACTCCAttgtatattctttttttttgatttggGTGGGTTACTTCAGTTTTGTATAGAGGGCTTAAGGGTCAGGCCTAGGTGGCATTCAAGAATTGCCCATGGTGACACAGCGCAGAAGCCACAGTCGATGTGAAGTTGTTGCCAGTGATTGAACCGGAAATCAGATCGGACTCGATGAACCTGCACACTCCCAGCGGTGGATGTGATACTTTCTCATGATGGAGTAGCAACGTGCATAAACAGGTTACCTAAGATATGTTATTGAGCCACCACCATCAATGGTTGTTTACCCTGATCCAGTGCAACTGCGACATCAACTATCAACTGGGCTAAAAAGGTAAAACtggaagaaagataaaaaaaaaaataatgaaaacaaaTCGTCACTCGTTTCCTCCCATTTTTTGGCATCCCACCCTTtctaaccttttcttttttcttaatggTTTTACAGAGTCCTGTCAAGAACAGTCCTACTCAGAAAGTCATCCATGTCCTTAGAGCGATCCTACTCAGAAACTCAGCCATGCCCAGGAGATTGGTCGTGGGAATGATCCTACTCAGAGAACAGCCATGACCAGGTGATTGGTCCTGGGAACAATCTGACAGAGCAACTCAGCCAAAACTAGGTTTGTTATAATTTTAATCCAGTTACatattcttttttctccatcttgtgttcctttttctccttcttaaACTAGGTCTTTCAAGATTTTACCTACTTTCTCAAAACTTTTAAATTCTGGATTTATGTTGTCATATTGGGGAAatgtatgaaaataaaaattcttaaaattCGTAGCTGTTGGtttcattcttttttgggtgtcattttattctcttattggGCTTCCTTCATCCCAGCATAACCTTAATCTAAAAATGGCACTGGACAAGCACCAACAATCTTCATACATCATGTTGCTTCTCTGACCCCTATCTATTTATGAGTTTCTgcaataactttttttttttttaatttttctattaaAGACAACATAAAAAGCCAAAATAAAATGCTTGACAAGCACTCTTTTAGGATGACTAGATGAAcacaaaagaattattttaTTGAGCTTTGAAGTTTAGGGTGTTTTATGCTTGCAGACCCGCTTGTTTCTGTGAGCTTGATTGGTTGAGGCAGCACAGCAACTCCCCTTCCCTCCTCCCCCAAGTTCTTTTAGTCCAAGGCATCAACTCTCTTTGTAtactttcttttgctttttttggggtttgaatACTCTCCCTCCTTCCCTCTTTCAAATCTCAATTCAAACCATTCACTGCCCTATTCCTCGCCACCAAAGCCCTCGTCCTGTCACTTCTGCCCCTCCCCTTCGTACTTACCTCCGTTATGGAAATGTGTCCCCTCTTCGTGGACTTAGCCATGTGTATGCTGCTCCTCCTCCACAACCCTTTCCTCATGAATTCTGGTCTCATTTGGAATACTACAGGGTTAAACTCTCCCTCAAAACAGTCAGGAGTCCGATCACTTATCAAATCCCTTCATTCCTCCTTTTGCTGCCTCGTTGAAACCAGAATTATGGAGGCAAATGCTCCCTTTATTGCCTCTACATTAGCTCCATTGTGGTCCTCCATCTTTAACTATAACCACCATCCTAATGGCCACTTATGGTGCCTTTGGGACCCTTCCTCCCTCCATTTCAACCTTCTCGAATCATCCcctcaacttcttcatttccATGTCTCTGACCCCTTGGGTAATCACCCTTTCTTCTTCACTGCTGTCTATGCCTCTAATTCAGCTCAAGAAAGGCTTGTTCTTTGGGCTGATCTCCGTCGCATTGCTCTCCAAATTGGGCCTCTCCCGTGGGCCATTGCTGGTGACTTTAATGTGATTCGTTTTGGTAATGATGAGATAATTGGGGGTGATCAACTTTTGGACACCTCGGTGGATTGACTTTAGTGAGTGTTTGGAGGACATTAATATAAATGACCTGAGATGATTTGGGCTCAGATTCTCCTGGAATAATAGAAGAGCTGGTCTTGCTAGAATTGCTTGTTAGTTAGACCGGGTCCTGGTGAATGAATCTTGGCTTAGCTCCTTCCCCTCCTCCCTTGCCTCCTTTGGCTCCCATGGCATCTCTGACCACTCCCTTATCTCTTTCCTCATTCAACCTTATATTTCCTTTGGCCTGAAACCATTTAAGTTTTTTGATATGTGGACTTCCCCACCCCTCTTTTCTTGGATTAGTAGCTGATGTTTGGGCAAAACCAACCTCCCTTACCTTTCCCTCCTCTCCTGCTTTGCCCATAAGCTCCGTAATGTTAAAGCTGCCCTCAAACGCTGGAACTCCTTTACCTTCGGCAATATCTGCTCCCTTGTCTCGGATTGCAAAGCTAAGTTATCAGACATCCAAACCCGTCTCCAATCTGATATCCACAACTCCCTTCTGGCTGATGATGAAAAATCTGTTTCCATTCAACTACAAACCCTCCTATCCCAAGAAGAAAGTTTTGCCATtaaatggcttgagcttggtGATTCTAACACAGCTTATTTTCATCGCTCCTTGAAGGCTAGAACCAATTTTAATTCCATTTCAGCTCTTGAAGCTcagtctcccccccccccccacttcaGTGAAAGATATCAAATCTATTTCTGTGAATTTCTTTGAGCAAGTTTTTTGTCCCTCTGTGCCTCCCACCCCCTCTCCCATCCCTGATGGTGTTATCTCTAAAACCATCCgtccttcccttcttccctcCCTCCAAGACATCCCCCTTTTAATCTGAGATCCTCTCCACTGTCCTTTCTCACAAGGCAAACCTTACTCTAGGTCCAGATGGTTTCAATATGGGTTTCTTCACTGCTTGTTGGGACATCCTAAAAATGGATCTTATCAAAGCTCTTCAAAGTTTCTTCCTCAACCCTTCCCAGATCCATGGTATCAATAATACCTTTCTTTGTCTCATCCCCAAAAGAGAGGGTGCCTCCTCCATGAGTGACTTTCTTcccattgccctttgcaaccttctctacaagttcattgcaaaaATCCTAGCAAATTGTCTCAAGTTGGTTGTTGATTCCCTAGTCAGTGACAATCAATCTGCTTTTGTCCCAGGTAGAAGCATTTTAGATAACATTCTCCTTTGCCATGAAATTGTCAAAggatttgaaaggaaaaaatcaCTCTCCCTCGGCCTTTTTGAAGGTGGATATTaacaaggcttttgactcttTACGTTGGGATTTCATTGTCAATGTTATGAACAAGATGTTGTCCCCCCCTCTATCTTCATAAAATTGATATACCTTTGCATTTCTTCCCTGTATTTTTCCGTTCTTGTCAATTGTAGTCCAGCTGGTTATTTCCCCTCCTCTATTGGCATCTGCCAAGGCTGTCCCCTCTCCCCTTACCTCTTCACCTTAGCCCTTGAGGTCCTCTGTAGAAGTATCCAATCTCTCGCTGACCAGTGGCTTATTACCCCTATTCCCAAGTGTAAAGCCCTAAAGCTTACCCACCTTTCCGTGCAGATGACCTTATGCTCTTTTTCAAAGTTGACCCCCTTTCTCTCCAATCTTCCATATCCTGCCTTAACCAGTTGAGGCCATGTCAGGGCTTTGGGTTAACCTCTCAAACCCCGTTTTCTTCTTATCAGGTATCTGTTGggttgtatgggccagaatagcATGGGGGTATTCTAGACTTTTTACTACTTTCATGATATATACAGCCATGTCGGCTTAGTTAGGGACAATTCTGTACATGTaatattttctattcattataaatatatggcttggggtttgtcttagactatccaagc encodes:
- the LOC122640172 gene encoding receptor-like protein kinase BRI1-like 3 encodes the protein MELLCLVFLLLSTTTSPHFMARELSSPSSTTTTATTTSSNVSKLSQLKSKDDEVVALISFQNLSVHTDPSGFLTDWIPNSHNPCTWNGVSCSPDGRVSSLDLTNAGLTGYLRLDHLMRLQHLQRVILRGNIFSGDLSPAAVAASVRCNFETLDLSSNNFSDPISEEFMAPCDRLISLNLSRNSITGAAFKFGTSLRELDISRNRISDRRLLNYSLQNCGALSLLNFSDNKLAGDLGVGISSCNNLSILDLSYNLLSDNIPAAFFAQSPASLKHLDLSHNNLSAEFSALEFGSCGNLTVLDLSHNVLSGIGLPASLLNCQLLQKLDLSHNQLQDVIPSALGGLRNLQHLLLAQNHFSGEIPPELGRTCGTLLELDLSGNRLSGGFPLTFVSCSSLQILNLGNNQLSGDFVNIVVSTLPSLRHLLLPFNNLTGPLPLSIKNCSQLEMLDLSSNGFTGGIPSEFCSSLPSLHKVLLPGNFLSGTVPLELGSCKGLRTIDFSFNNLSGSIPSEVWVLPNLSDLVMWANNLSGEIPEGICVNGGNLETLILNNNLITGTIPPSLAKCTNLIWVSLSSNRLTGKIPAGVGNLMKLAILQLGNNSLTGEVPRELGNCPSLIWLDLNSNGLTGYIPQELAKQAGLIMPGQVSGKQFAFIRNEGGTACRGAGGLVEFQGIRTDRLASFPMVHSCPSTRIYTGLTVYSFARNGSMIYMDLSYNSLSGTIPDDLGFMYYLQVLNLGHNRLTGTIPDSLGGLKQVGVLDLSHNDLQGYVPGSLGSLSFLSDLDVSNNNLTGPIPSSGQLTTFPASRYENNSGLCGLPLPPCGSGTTARQMNYNRRGKKQSLAAGVVIGIVISLFCILGLTLALLKMKKYQRREDPGDKYIDSLPTSGSSSWKLSGVPEPLSINVATFEKPLRKLTFAHLLEATNGFSADSLIGSGGFGEVYKARLKDGTVVAIKKLIRVTGQGDREFTAEMETIGKIKHRNLVPLLGYCKIGDERLLVYEYMKWGSLETVLHDKAKGGASKLSWAARKKIAIGSARGLAFLHHSCIPHIIHRDMKSSNVLLDENLEARVSDFGMARLMSALDTHLSVSTLAGTPGYVPPEYYQSFRCTTKGDVYSYGVILLELISGKRPIDPLEFGDDNNLVGWAKQLQREKRISDIIDTMLLEQMSSEAEIYQYLKIAFECLDDRPFRRPTMIQVMAMFKELQNDSESDILDGFSLKDTVIDE